The segment tcaaGTGTTTGTTCTCAGTTGTCTGGTCAATGGTCGTCACATTTCTGACCGCTACAGTTAATCACTGCCATGTTGGATAAACAATGCATACATGATAACGTACAACGATGTCTTTGACTTCGATGACGATGTGGTTTACGGAGAATTCAGATTATGATAGAAACATGTTTCATGACATCATAAATAAGCAACTGCAGAAAACATATTACAGTACATCGACAACCAgtgtaaaaaaaacattttacaaaATGTTATTGAGTTTACAAAGTGTGAAAAATATCGTACTTTCCCCATTATAAAAAATGCCACATTGAACGAGGCAAGTAAGGTCATACCGCATGGAcgcgatgagagagagagagagagagagagagagagagagagagagaggggtatgagGCAAGGTtgtccctagacactgatctgagGTCAGTTGCATTATCCTCCAAATAGTTAATGCCCGACCTGGGTAGTTTCAACTGATCCTAAATCTGTGTGTACAGGGTAACTTCTACCCAGAGCTGTGGTCCTATactgtagtaacagacaggaAGGCATTGTGTACTTGTTTAGTCCCCTGGTCCTCAGGTGCTCTGGCCCCGTGACTCATTAGTTCCTGGATGGTCATCCAGTTATCCAGGATCTTCTTGTTGCgtttcttcatcatcttcttgTGGCTGAGTTCCAGGATGTTGACCTCTTTACGGCCCTCGGCCCCGCTCCCCGGCCCCTCTCTGAGACACTCCAGCCGGCTCCTCTGCATgtactccctcctcctcctctgctcccTGGCTCTGGCCAGCTgctgcttcctctcctctttactcCAGTACCGCCCCATCTTCATCTCGGACATAGCGTCGTCGTCCGTGGTCATCCCTCCACTACGCTCCTCCCTGATCCTCAGCGCCCGTTCTCGTAGAATTCGGTCCCTCGCCGGGCGCCGGGTTACATACTTCGTCCCGTCGGCTCGAACTTTGACCTTCCACTCGAGGCGTGGTTCCCCCGGGCGGCCGGAGCGCTCCCGGCAGACACTGAGGAGGCTGAGCTGGGACTGGGAGTAGGTCTCCAGACTGGAGGTCTGCTGGAGGAGCTGCTGCATGTAGCTCTGAAGGTGTCTGGCGTGGGCCGGAGAGGCGCCCTGGCCCTGCTGGGGGGCTGTGTGGTAGGGGGATGGGTAGGTAGGGACCTTGGGTGGCCCCCGGTGGCTCCTGGTGCGGTCGCAGCGCTCGTCGTCTGCAGGCAGGGCCGGGTCTGACTCGGAGGGGGAGGGGTTGGACTGGTCGGGGCTGCTGGAGATGACCGTGGTGCCTGGGCTGGGGTTGGGATCCTGTCGGCTGTGCCCGGTCGAGGTCCCACTCTGGAGCTCTCTGAAAAAGAACATTATTATCCATTGTCTATAATAGAAATGTCAGACCCGGGATTGGAACCGGAACACTCCGGCTGATGGCCCACCTTTCTAAACTCAAGGCTAAAAAGGGCttaataaaatacatttgattgattgactacaTACCTGTCTGGGATGGGGATGGAGATGGACTGGCCGGAGGCTGCCATTGTACTCTGGAGGTTCTTCTGGTTGGTGAGGCTGATGCGTCTCTGTAGAGAGTGGTCCGGGGATCTCTCCATGCCTAGAGGAGTGGACCTGGCGCTCTCAGCTGTGTTATAGGCACTGGAGCTGTCCTTGTCCCCCCTTAGCTTGTCGCTGTCCCACGGCCTCTCCCCTGGATGCTCGTTGATATCGGCCAGCTTGGCATGCCGCTTACGCCCGTCTTTGGGGCTCCGTCCTGGGGAGCAGATAGGGGCGCAGGGGGGGTCCCTCTTGGTCTTGCGGAGCTGGTGGGCCTGCATGATGCTCTGACACTCCAGCTCGATACTCCTCAGCTCCTCGTTCAACATCCTCAGCTCCTgttccatccctcctccatcacTGACCCCCACCCCGCTCTGCTCCGTCAGGCTGCACTCCATGGTGCTTCTCCTGCTGTAGTACACACCACACTCCCCGCCGTTACGGATCTGGCACTTGAGCTCCACGAGCTGCTGGAAGCGGCTGTCACACTCCAGTCCTAACCCCACTCCTCCCTCACCGTCCTGGGCTTGGATCAGACCCCTGGGTCCCTGGGTGTCCGAGGGCACCACCCTCCTGCCCAGCCCCTGGCCATGCTCGGCCCTCCATCGGTCTCTCAGGCCCTGGGCAGGCCTCCGATGTACACGGGCTAGGAGGACTTCCTGTTCGGAGCTCTCCTCGTTGCGCCCCGTCCCCATACCGCTGTCTTTGTCCTGAGTATTGGACGAACACGTGGCCGTGTCTGTCATGACGTCATCCTCCTCCAGCTGCTTGGCCTGGAAAGAGAACAAAGAGTTCTGGTTAGAGAGGGtgtacaaaaacaagtagagaaGATAGAAAATATTCTATAACATATCAACATGCATCAGCCCAAATCCTAGTACAAGCTCttaagagttaagaaaagcaACACCTGGACATCTATACTGTTTAGAATAGCAACACCTAGACATCTGTACTCTCAACATTGAAATATGATCTATTTGGATGTTTTATTTACATTTGATTTATACAGGGAGTCAACATGATGATTATCTAtaatgatatacactgagtggacaaaacattaagaactctttctattacatagactgaccaggtgaatccaggtgaaagctatgatcccttattgatgtcacttgttaaatccacttcaatcagtgtagatggaggggaggagacaggttaaagaaggatttttaagccttgagaaaatgtagacatggattgtgtatgtgttccattcagaggttgaatggcaagacaaaatatttaagtgcctttgaacggggtatggtaataggtgccaggcgcaccggtttgagtgtttcaagaattgcaacgctactgggtttttcacactcaacagtttctcgtgtgtattaagaatggtcaaccacccaaaggacatccagccaacttgacacaactttgggaagcattggggtcaacatggaccagcatccctgtggaacactttcgacaccttgtagtccatgcccaactcaatattaggaaggtgttcctaatgttttgtacactcagtgtataatggtcctgggtagctcagttggtagagcatggtgtttgcaacaccagggttgtgagtttgattcccacggggggccagtataaaaaaattataatgtatgcactcactaactgtaagtcgctctggataagagcgtctgctaaatgtaaaaatgtaaatgtaaaatgtaatgaccaACTATGTCCAGCTCATATTCTCTTCCTCAGGCCTTCCCCAGGCTGTTCtcacctgctcctctcctcctcctgtcttctgCGCCTCCtcgttcctcctctcctctaggaTCTCCATCTTCAGCTCCTCAAGGACTTCATTGTGCTCCTCATCAAGCCACGCCTCCTCTGGTCTGGTCACCAGGAGAACGATACTCCTGGACTCCTCACTGGACAGGAGAGCGACAGCTTCCTGCCTGTCCTGTACGTCACAGCCGTTGATCTGGTAGAACGCAGGTAAAGAGATGAGAAAATATATAGTTCACACATACTGATTAAGAAAGAGAACCTGTCACTGTCTTTCACACTCACTGACAAACAAACTCCACCACAGAAGAAGAATCAATGAAGCAATTATGTAAAACACATACATAAAGAGATTAGAAAGTACTGTATCTAGTACACAAAGAGATTAGAAAATACTGTGTCTAGTACACAGAGAGATTAGAATGTACTGTATCTAGTACACAAAGAGATTAGAAAGTACTGTATCtagtacacactcactcacattgTGTACTGTACATACAGCGATAAAGAAAGAAAAGCTTCACACTCATTAACTCCTGACTGACTGACGAAACCATCCCCCTTTAAATGACTCCCTTCCTATACCGTGCACATCACAGTCATTCACTTAACTCCCTCCATCACAGAAGATGGAGTGTTTGAGGAAACTATCCCCCTTTtaatctctccctccacctctccgtCTCTCTGAGAAAAGCACCTCCAGTCAATTATGAATTCACACTTTCACAGGCAGGCAGAGGATGTCTGGTCTGCTCTGTGTACTGTCTCTACTCTGCATTGATTAAAGAGGGAGTGCAGTGGGGTCCAGCCACAgccatgggggagagagagagggaaagagagagagagagagagagagagagagagagagagggagagagagagagagagagagagagagagagagagagagagagagagagagagagagagagagagagcgctgcaTGGTGTTCATGAAAGGCTCGTCTCAGCGCAGCACTGCGCCCATCCAGACATACAATTAACTGTTCTGTGACAGGTGGCGTTCATCTTTCCCCTGCAGAGTAATGGGGTTGTCACAGAGAGATAATAGGACCCAGAGAACACCAGGGCTCAGCCCTCCAATCAGAATACAACAGGGGCATAGCCCTCCAATCAGAGGAGACTGTGCAGGGTTTAGGCCACCAGTCACCTAACATCATGACTGCTACTACTGGGGAGTGTAGAAAAGCACTGACTACTACTTCTAATCTCTGTTCACACATaacacacctaacacacacacgtttgatttactatccttgtggggaccaaacaattgattcccatttaaaatcatattttccctaacccttaacctaaccctaaccttaactcctaaacctaacactaaccctaattctaattgtaaccctaacccctaagcctaaaatagcctttttccttgtggggaccaacgaaatgtccccacttgtccgaattTTCCTTGCTTTACTAtctttgtgaggacttctggtccccacaaggatagtacaaccagaaacgcacacacaccatatacacacaaccacacacactcaaacccacttccacactcctctctctccctctgatgtGGGAGTCTAGCTGCAGGTATCACTGTGTCTGACCCCCCAGGTGGCTCTACagttttcagagagagagagagagacccgccAGGGAGGATGTGGTGCTGCTGTGTGAAAGCAACACTAAGGACTTTCATTTCCCAGCTTAAGTGTATCCATAAAATATGCATATGATCTGCAGCCCCGAGACAACAACAGCTCTGCTCGTAGAAGAGAGCTTTACAGGTgcctttgagtgtgtgtgtgtgtgtgtgtgcatgctcatGCAATTGGTCTTGAGATGAAAATACGTACCTGTAATATTCGATCTCCTTCCCTAATGCGCCCATCCCTGGCAGCGATGCTATTGGGTCCAACCTGAacaaacaaaacaatccagacacagatacacaagttactactgttggcatgacactgTCTGCTAGAACAGACAACTGGTGGATCATTATCAAACACCTTCATTGCTCTCTCTTTGtgtcaacatcatcatcatcatcatctgaaGATATTGCTTTTACAATACAACGCCGACCTCAACGCTTCCATTGAGCTCAACTTCACATGGTAATGGCatgtttgtcccaaatggcaccctattccctaaatagtgcactacttttgatcagagccttttgggtagtagtgcactatatagagtatagggtgccatttgggatgttgcCATATAGTTTGAAATATGACGGTATGGATTGTAGCATCTGAGGTTTATTAGTATGGTAGCTGTCCACCAAGATAACACTGATGTTGATGTCAACAACCATCTTCCCGCCTGATTTAAGTAAGGGGAATGAATCTAAATATTTATTGATTTTCTCCATATTTTGTTTTCATTTTTGAGGAGTGCTTGTATCGAATGTCGAATCGTTCCCTTGAAGCTATCTGTTCTGTTTTTTTCCTTCCTACCTTTGAAATTCGGTCTTAATCAAACACAAGCATTTCTTTCATCAAAGAACTGAACATCAAAATAAAGCCCTCAGCAAGAGAAAAGAAACAGTGGAAGCATATTAAAAAGTCAGAAATGATTAAGCTGAAAACGTGTAGATAtttataattgaaataatatcAACATTTCATATTTTTCACAGGCAATCCCAGTGGATACGTTTATGAGGGAATCTAATATATTTGGTATGATTTCAATACCGCTTCAATTTCTCTGCGATTATTTCAAACACTTTGTAGCTCTCCCAGTCAAGATCAAGAGATGTACATACGTGTTCAAAACCAACAGGAAAAGCATACCTACGCTTCCACAAGAAAAGTGACTCCAACATtatctacaatttttttttttttatgaggcTGATAAGCATGTTCTGGAATCAAAAGTTAGACAAATACCCTGTTTTGGGTTATTACATGATGTTAGAAGTGTATGAGGCAACTGCAGGTGCTGTTCCTAGGGTATGAGGCAACTGCAGGTGCTGTTCCTAGGGTATGAGGCAACTGCAGGTGCTGTTCCTACTTTACCTGAGGTAACGCTTCGGTTTATTGAAGAGAAAGCTGGTGTAAGAGCAAGgcaataccacacacacaccaccagaaTGAGAGCTTCAGTTTTACTTTAGTCTGAGAGAGATTATTTCCACTCAACTGTctctttgctttttttttttttttttttttttagtcatttagcagacgctcttatccagagcgacttacaggagcaattagggttaagtgccttgctcaagggcacatcgacagatttttcacctagtcggctcggggattagaaccagcgacctttcggttactggcacaacgctcttaaccactaagctacctgccgccctttggTATGCAGACGCGGTGGCGGGAAAATGTGTCATTTTACACTCTGCAGGAGACGAGAAGGAAGGATGTCACTCACTGTGGACTAATTAAAATCCTCAATTAGAATATTGAACAGAACAAGGGGAGTATTTCAAACTTGActtactttcctctcctctctccatgcaTGGTTCATTCGGGGCGGAAGAGATATTATTTGCTTGGCAAACATTCAAACACTTCCTCATTCCTTAACACCTAATTCATTTGAAGTCAGTCAATATTCCACAACGTATATGCTATCAAATGGGAATTCACAGTTATCTTTTAATTGCTTCTGACTATAAAAGGTAATTGATATGCGGTGGGATTCCTTGTTTGATTTATTCTAACAcgccgtgtctcttcccttcctttAACCAAGCCCTTGGAGTGCAGTTTGTCACATGACCGTATGCCAGAGAACCAGACTCAGGAGGGGGGCATGGATAGATCTGTGTCCTACCAACAGGACACTTCTCTGGGGAAGATCGAGTCTCGGGGGGGAATTCCGACCAGAGTTAAACGAGCATAAATGGAACGTATCCCTTTTTTTATACCCATTTCTCTCTATGTGTACTCTGACCTTGGATTTAAGCATGAGAAcagcatgctattcacccactATTTGTTCGGGTGGAGATCAAACAAATtaaggtgtggcggaggtgtctACAGATACGCTGTATTCTGAATTTGACTTAATTCCCCAAttattccaccacctttacgcacGATGAAACGATGAATGTGGTTGAGCAACctgtcggttccaagtggaacaacATCTGCATTCCCCATGTACTGTGATTTACTAATTGATAAGACGTATTGAtgagagctaggtaaatgagtaagccGTTTGGATAAAGGGATTGTAAATGACAATTGTTTTAGTTCTATTTTACCTTATGATCACTGGAGACAAATGtaaaaccagtcatatggcagcaaactgaaacATACCTATCAAGTTGATTTATGATTTCTAGAATGTTTTCATTATATGCCTGGACTGTtcactgtatttaaaaaaaatatttgtatcaTGTTGTGagcgaaaaaagtatttgatcccctgctgattttgtatgtttgcctactgacaaagatatgatcagtctacaattgatgatccacaattctttgacaatatatataataaattatcaagcctgcaagcaactcaagacaatattattatggtgggggattataatactgttttaaatagctcaatggaccgaaaaggaaatcacaccataAACAAtaacccacatgctcttaaggaaattgtgaatgtcatggatacattagaactagtagatatatggaggcttaaatatactgatctagtgagatatacatggcggagactgaatcaagctagtcgtcttgacttctttcttatctcattctcgttggcaccaaaagtaaaaaaaaagtgttgataggggacagaatgcggtcgggaccatcatataataggcatatacattactctgactgaatttccacgtgggcgaggatattggaaatttaatcaaagcctattagatgataatttatttataattagaacaaaggaatttataactgactttttccaacataacataggtacagcgaatccccttattgtatgggacacctttaaat is part of the Coregonus clupeaformis isolate EN_2021a chromosome 28, ASM2061545v1, whole genome shotgun sequence genome and harbors:
- the LOC121543336 gene encoding PDZ domain-containing RING finger protein 4-like encodes the protein MGCNLCTLQKREEHYKLLYEIAQVNGRDYSKASHDEVVEVIRRDPIVVQVVRRHGNPAHAHQTFKEVHVVDVCTQTDITFEHIMALAKLRPATPPVPDICPFLLSDSCHSIHTMEHEFYECPEYLSNTPAEVDMPDEFEYEQVELCRLNSQEKLGLTLCYRTDDEEDTAIYVSHVGPNSIAARDGRIREGDRILQINGCDVQDRQEAVALLSSEESRSIVLLVTRPEEAWLDEEHNEVLEELKMEILEERRNEEAQKTGGGEEQAKQLEEDDVMTDTATCSSNTQDKDSGMGTGRNEESSEQEVLLARVHRRPAQGLRDRWRAEHGQGLGRRVVPSDTQGPRGLIQAQDGEGGVGLGLECDSRFQQLVELKCQIRNGGECGVYYSRRSTMECSLTEQSGVGVSDGGGMEQELRMLNEELRSIELECQSIMQAHQLRKTKRDPPCAPICSPGRSPKDGRKRHAKLADINEHPGERPWDSDKLRGDKDSSSAYNTAESARSTPLGMERSPDHSLQRRISLTNQKNLQSTMAASGQSISIPIPDRELQSGTSTGHSRQDPNPSPGTTVISSSPDQSNPSPSESDPALPADDERCDRTRSHRGPPKVPTYPSPYHTAPQQGQGASPAHARHLQSYMQQLLQQTSSLETYSQSQLSLLSVCRERSGRPGEPRLEWKVKVRADGTKYVTRRPARDRILRERALRIREERSGGMTTDDDAMSEMKMGRYWSKEERKQQLARAREQRRRREYMQRSRLECLREGPGSGAEGRKEVNILELSHKKMMKKRNKKILDNWMTIQELMSHGARAPEDQGTKQVHNAFLSVTTV